CGTCGGGAAGGTTGGAGGGGAGCCAGCGCGGACTTTTTTTTCAGCGTGAGAAATACGATGTGTGGCGTAACACTTGACAATCATTGTCTTAAATACATATGATCTATCACTGGGTAGTAATTAAGGAAGAATATAATATGCTTagtactttttaaatgcttttaattaagattgagattgttttgttactgataggtacatttaaattgtctttgttctgtctgCCATTTTGTAGATCTGGATGTTGAGCTGGTTGCAGATCAAGCATCCTCCTCTGTATTGACATCGCTGTCCCCAACTTCATCCCATTCATCCTTGGTAGTGGCACAGACTGCACTATCCCCAGCTTTATCCCATTCATCTGATTCCACCGTTATTCTGGAGtccacaagaaaaaggaaaaaaaagaaagaacccaACAGGGTTAATGGACCAGAATGAAGCAAAACAGGTAGAgctttgaataaatacatttgaaatccaaaattaattattttttgtaaatgtatccGCAGTATAAAGTAATGTCATTAGAAAAGTtaaattcttaaaaaaaaaaactaatttaccGTAAGCATGCCAtaacaatgtaatatttcttgGCAGATGGTTGAGGGTGTTCTGAGGGCCAATCCAAAGGATGAAGAAGTCTTCAATGAGTATGATAAGACTAAAACACTAACTGATGCAACCCGTAAACAAATGGTGAACATCCTGGTTGCAGATATGATAGAGCTACATGGGTAAGAATTGCAGGTCACTTGAATATGTCATGTGTTGTAGCTAAATAATGCTGTTCTGTATAAGTAGTAAAGGTGTATTTATtcttacaaaacatacatgcttaaaagtaaactatgacttatttTTAAAGGAGGGTTCCACCGTCAAGTGTAAGGACCAATTATGCACTGGGAATTGTGACTCTTTTTCCATACCTCCGTGATCCATTCTCCAAACTTGGATATGTAAGTTCTatctgaaaaccaaatcagtgtgatttcaaTATCTTCTTCACTTTTCTAGTTTGTACTCATCTTGTTTCAGATGAGTTTTTGTAGGTTGCTCACCCTTGCAttttcaacctgttttttaaaatgttttgcagtcTATTCACTGTCTACAATTTTTGTGTTGAGTAACTTATTCTTAAATTGAAGCATGAGATGcctctgtttgtgtctttctttaaaaaggaacactaCTATGATCCTGAGGGTAATACTGGCTTCATTTCACGGAGGATCAAGACGGTTCAACGCAACACCTTTGCTGGCTTGCGGGGTCGTTCCAAGACCGTTCTTCAGGATGGTCCAAAAACCAGGCGAGAATCTCTGTCAACCTGCCAACAGCTATTTGGTGAGGAGTGCAGGGAGGCGATATCTACAATAAGACATTCCAGCGATGAATCTGTGGTCAAAGAGAAGATGAGAGCGACTTTCCAGTATCGACAGAAGATGGTTGGGGATGATGCATCATCTTCATTCCTGGATGTGTTCCCTCGTTTTCTTGATGTACCTGGATTGGTAAGAAAACTCTTTTGCTTTGGTTGTAGTTGTCCAGTGTAGAACAGTAATATAGTCCAGTGCAGgacaatataatattttttggcACTATACTATAATCTCTTTAATCTTCTTTTCAATCTTCCATTTCAGTATTTGACCTTTCATTAATTTTGTCATGTATGCTTGAAcctgtatattaaaatattgttttccttgtttgtaGATCGACCAGGATTTCTCAATGATGTTTGGTGACGAAGTGTCTCAGAAGTTCCTGTCCAAGTGGTCAACTTTCTTCAGGCCAAACATCACAGACTGCAAGACTGGAAAGAATATGGATGAGTTGCTGTCAGCAACTGAATCTGAGTCTGAAGATAACAATGGTCAGTATAAAACGTTttgttgaaatatatatttcagtgttatactaaataaatacattttttatgcctTTAGGATGGGACAGTGATATGTCTTCAATCCTTTTGCTGCTGCATCTACTACCTCCAACTTCAAGGGgccaaaaaaaaactgccaagATCAGTTCAGCTCAAGCAACCAGCCGTCTTGTTAGATATCTTAAGGTATGCAAAAGTTCCTACACCAAGAATCCCTGAATAGATGTTGGGATTCTGAGACAGTTTTGCTCTGTATATCTGCAGAAATGTGATCAAGATGTTATAGTAATTTATGTCTCTTAACTGACCTACAGGAAGGAGCCAGTATTACTACCGTCCTTGAGAGTGTCGACGCAAACAACCGTTCCTCCTTTGCATCGGTGAGCAAAAGAAGAATATCCAAAGGTTCTACCTTATTATCGACCGAAACCACTCCCGTGCAAGGCACACACATCAGTGGCAGCTTTAGACATTACATTTGGCCGCCTGTTCAAATGTTACAAGTACAAGGTGGGTCAGATATTACGGTACTGAGTACCAGGTTGGGTTGTACTTATGCACTGGATGTACCGATGATCTTCCTGTGTTCAAAAAGATCTGTGATATTATAATACATGAACAGCACGCTTTCATAATATTCTGTAATGTACAAACAATGTACTATGATGACCACTTTAGTGCATACTGTATAGAAgaccaaatgaatgtgttttctgtcatatcTGTGAAGGCACTGACTTATTTTAGACCATTTGACAAGCAAATGGTCTGCATACTGTACAGAAgaccaaatgaatgtgttttctgtcatatcTGTGAAGGCACTGACTTATTTTAGACCATTTGACAAGCAATGCTCTAATGACAATAGTCAAAGAGCATACATAGTGCCTTATTGTTACATTTAGATAAATGTACAgcaatgaaaaaatatttggtaatgttgatgcatttgatgaaataaaaatgttaaagtagtgaacttgtcatttgtatttctaattattgacatttcatttaaagattttttttggtgcggggggggggcagcaataaCACTTTGTAGTGTTAATGGGGCAACTCCTTTTATAGTATGCACATCACACTATAAGAGTTAATTAATGACTCCGATGAGTATTAATTTCTAACACTACCCACTGGTGTTGAGAAACTAACGCTTGAGTATTGTTAAATTTCAACTATATAAGTGTTAAAATTAACTCTATAACAGTGTTAAAATggcaacactttaaaaagtgttacatTGACACTGTGTAGTGTGGACCCCATGGGACACTTTAAAAGTGTTGAAATTAACTCCAATAGTGTTAATTTGAGTCTGTCCATTTTGCTGTGCAGTGACATGGGTTACCAAAGTAAGGTAataaaaaattattattattattattcataatcTGAACTCTAGCTGACTCTGTGTTGGTTCAGATTTGTTGTAGTTGCCTATGTAGCCTTTGAAAGAGGCTTCCCGTCATGATGGTTGGCTCAGGGCAGGAGcagaaaacaacatattttataaagCTTCAACCTAAAAATCATTACCGTCAGTTCAAGTGTACACTATTACACACtgcctttttgtattttcacagCTTTCCATTACAATGAACTCTGACAGGGAATTTGAAATCTCTTTTAATTCAGATTTGAGTATATAGGGGAACACTGCTGGCAACCTAtcaatgatatgaaaatcaaaaaaaaaaaaaaaattgaatggaCCTGCCTTGATGTATGTCACGAATGGCCGCATTTAGAGTGACATATTTTATAGAGATGGATCAGAATATAATTGCCAATACCAGGCAATATTCCAAGGACGggtcatttctgttttctttgtacGGTGGCTTTGTTTTATGGGGATGGTATATTGCAGAGGGGCATTTATAATGTATAGAGCAGGCCTGTATTAAATATCTGCAGAGTCGGAGGTGTGTATTCCACTGCTCAGGCAGGGGGGCTGGATTACATCATATTGCATCAATGAAGGGATGAAGGCAATAAGGGGAAATGGGGTAAAAATAATTTCCCCTCTTGCGTTTCCGTAAGGATTTTAGTTGAAGTGTCTGGGCTAACTCATAATTAATTTGATGCTTTAATGTTACCGCAGTAACTAttagttaataataattaataatgttTGCATCTTAAGGAAAAAGGTTAAAGACAAAAGATTTTACGTTTAAGTTCTGAAGTTCAAGCAGGAAGACATAAAGCTTCAGAAAGGGATAAAGTAGCTGAAATCCATATTCAAGCGGCCTCACTGGCCGCTGTCGTAAAGATAAGATGCCGTTATTCTCCGCAATTGGAAACTGTCAGCAGAAGAAACCAAATATTTTatgtctgtgtgctttttaGACTTTTTAGAAATCGATCAAAGctcagcatttatttacaatactgttataagttttttttttttactgaaaaaccCTACTGCTGTTTTTGGTAGGGAAATGACAAtgcaacatttattcatttctgaATATACACAACCGTACACCCAACCATACAGCAATAAAACCTCAATTCTCgacttgtttcagggcgcgtcggagaaacaaagctgtcgttctcgccgagcacataatgagattaaagagcgagagacggtgccctcttctctacagtagctgaaccatcttaacggggaaaataagttattcgaaaagcagccgaagatttaaggcgtggatggcgaggggggcggcgggaggggACGCACttcgcggcatcgatcggaccctgaaagcaccgtctccaccttactgtcaaaaagaacaacagcgagcgcgtagaaaactccttcgatcGCGAGTAGAGATTCTTCACGTtttgcaagcgagcaaatacctcacGGAGActaacttttgctcgcggatgtttgattttggttaaattcttaaggtcatttaatcattatgttttgatcagagttgtgattaaaggtttgggtgacAAAAGGATTTCGCAAAGCATTACTGTTGATATTTTTCAACATTCACTggcattgttttttctttgattacACCGGCGGTGTTTTGCAAATACAAAATATGTAGTGGAAGATTTTCTCATGCAATCGGGAATCAGTTATAAAGTCTCTTGtgatttaaagctgcattttctgtttatttcttgCAAGGAAGAAGACTACAACGGCTATACATCGACAGCCAGCAGCAAGCTTCTTCTTAATGTTTGAGAGCAACacagatatatttatacatcGACAGGGTTAACACCTTGGTTTTGTTATGCTAAAAGGATGGAGGCAGGCAAGAAGGTCCCAGAGCCGAAGTTAGACTCAAGTTGCTTACAACAGATGTTTGATTCGATTTAGGACTGGGGCTGGAGACATTCACACCTTCTCCTTCTGCCACGCAGCCATGTTATGCAAAGACAAATGGGATCAAAGAGAAGAGGTGCTCTGAGATTCTTCTACTCAGATGATTCCCACACAGCTGGTGTCATGGAACTTCCTGAGAATTATGATTAGCTTTAGACAttaatctaataaaacattatggTATCattatatttttaccattacaaatATAATTAAGTTTAAACAACACTTAAAGCTAGGGAGAGATAATGTTTGGTTCTAAAAGCACAGCTTTTCAGGAAAATGTCAGTCGACGAGGACCCCAGTCCGACAGGGTAAAAGATGATGTGAACTAAGTTTGCATACTGTTTACCTACTGACtattttaaatacatgtaaTGCATTAAATAAGTGTTCACAACAGAGATACAGAGATTTTTTATCCGGCAAGGCTTAAGCAGTGTAAAACCGCAGGATAATTATGCACTTTTCCAAATATCTGTTAATTTTTCACCTACAGCCACAGTCATAAACAAACGGCATCAAAAAAAGgaacatataaatacatttatacgTGCAAAAGCAATCATTTTGCCTTTGTCAGTAGAGTGACTGTCGGgagatcttttattttttagctttttagGTGATTTTGTAGTAACTTGACTGAATGGCCCATGAAGTGAAAAATACCATCATGATGGATGTGGTGTGTAATtcaaaatattttcctttttatggtccatccatccatccattgtcaaaccgcttatcctgcacacagggtcgcgggggggctggagtccatcccagccaacttcgggcgataccTTTTTATGgtgtaacattaaaaaaaattgtgccGTTCATGCACATCCTCTTATCCTAATTTCTTCTTAAATCTTTTTCTGTATATTCCCATTTTACCTTACCCGTATCCTGCCCCCTCCTTCTAGAGCAAACACCTACCCATCCAGACGAtgcatctccctccctctcccctgaGCCACCTTAACAAGGCCGGTCCACACTCAGGCCTTCATTAGGATGcagacccctctctctctcgctctttctcagCAGCCTTAATCCTTTCCCCCTCTCTGCTCTGAATGATAGCCTCAGCAACTGGCCGTGGTTGTTTGCAGTTCTTCAAAAGATCTGACAGTCTTACCGGTTTTTATTGGATTGAGAGAATCCAGGTCCGTTTTCGGTTTCCGATCAGATCAGTAGAGAGAGTCTGTACAGAATGTGCAAGACGTTTTTTCATCTGTCCCTGTTTACTTCAGCTGCCAGAAgctctgtatgtgtgtttttgtttatgaaCCACTGCCATCTCATAATGTTTTATAAGAAACAAGGTATAAGAGACTCCAGTACCAAGAAGCCACCCAGCACATCACCCCATATGTTTTGACATTCCAGTGCTTCTAGTCTTCAATCCTCTCCTGCTCTCAACTTCATATTTAGTATACAGATATATGTAGGTATTGAAAAGAATAGCAAATAAGTGTATTTCCCAAGTGTCAAACTTTTTTAAGTTACAACTTAAGTTAAAATCAAATCATTGAAGTCTAACTTGTATAAGGACAACTTTTTGTGTCCATGTAAATATCATCTATGCGTTCCCACTACTCATACAAGATACAATTTAGCATGTCAGAAAAATAATTTGTATGTCCCAATACATAGTATGTCGAATGTATTAAGATGTCCTACTGTATCCAGTCCAACTCGGTGGTAAAAGCAGGTACATTTTTACGGTTCCTGGTACCTTTCTCATAAAAATATAAGGCATTGCATTGGCAAGTTCAATATTTCTGTCTTTACATTAAGATAATCCATTGGAACAAGAGATTCCTGTAGTCTCCAAAAGTATAGTTAAGTTATAGTTAAgtctagggctgcaactaacgattattttgataatcgattaattgattatttctttgattaatcgatgaatcggataaataaaaaaatagcattaaaaagctttaaattccaaccctttattctaaaacaaaactgcaaattcactttgcaaaaatgtttcagaaagtacaggttgctccttgaacttaatcatttataaaagaaaatacaaatcagaaaatttaacaggatttgttttaacgtcagagcttgttctctatactacactctcacacactcacaaacacaccccaaATGTTCAGTTGatgcttattcattaaatgattaccatcattgtagtgcaagttaagtgtatacaccccatctaagtacagctaaaaacaaccaagtgctatgagatgaattcaAAACGCtcgtaaataaatgcattagaagcttcttagttagccgcactggtttaatggatcaccgtgtcTCACTTTAGGCTACAGgtgtaacatcaactaccgtataacccacagtatatgcgcaagtgCACTGGACTatcgtatatgacagcattaaaaagtacaacacacacaaatatttatgtcaacaataaccgatatgggacaaagcacgaaacatatacaagacaacagattgaaaaatgaatggtccaaaagaggcgagtaaacaaaaacatgtcttagtcttgctaactgctttactgctgttattagcgagctaacgctagcttgatcagctggatgacgagtaaagaggctccttacgttcctcacttcaaaacgggacaacgtagTGCTCCCGTGCCAGGTTACGtcgactttgcatattttgccattgacacactttcagggctctcatgtgtcacgcattgagcgtgacagtcactcgTCTTTAGTAT
The Gasterosteus aculeatus chromosome 17, fGasAcu3.hap1.1, whole genome shotgun sequence DNA segment above includes these coding regions:
- the LOC120822168 gene encoding uncharacterized protein LOC120822168, with the protein product MDQNEAKQMVEGVLRANPKDEEVFNEYDKTKTLTDATRKQMVNILVADMIELHGRVPPSSVRTNYALGIVTLFPYLRDPFSKLGYEHYYDPEGNTGFISRRIKTVQRNTFAGLRGRSKTVLQDGPKTRRESLSTCQQLFGEECREAISTIRHSSDESVVKEKMRATFQYRQKMVGDDASSSFLDVFPRFLDVPGLIDQDFSMMFGDEVSQKFLSKWSTFFRPNITDCKTGKNMDELLSATESESEDNNGWDSDMSSILLLLHLLPPTSRGQKKTAKISSAQATSRLVRYLKEGASITTVLESVDANNRSSFASVSKRRISKGSTLLSTETTPVQGTHISGSFRHYIWPPVQMLQVQGGSDITVLSTRLGCTYALDVPMIFLCSKRSVIL